From a single Anaerolineales bacterium genomic region:
- a CDS encoding DnaD domain protein, translating to MLPFPGFTSSETFTQVPDSFIRMMNEIEDVAELKVTLYAIWRIEHMEGNFRGLSEADFEAESLGLSGEEIWRGLGKAVMRQTMLKSENGASVFYFLNSPRGRLSAEAFAKGQIKPSRSYVPDKSNVFKLYEENIGALTPLLSDMLREAEREYPGAWFEEAFEIAVSRNVRNWKYIEAILRRWKENGKDERRDSQDAVQDAKRYTEGEFSEFFKRD from the coding sequence ATGCTCCCATTCCCTGGCTTTACCTCCTCTGAGACGTTTACTCAAGTGCCTGATTCGTTCATCCGTATGATGAATGAGATCGAGGATGTTGCCGAGTTGAAGGTGACGTTGTATGCCATCTGGCGCATCGAACACATGGAAGGGAACTTCCGCGGGTTGAGCGAAGCGGACTTTGAGGCTGAGTCGCTGGGGTTGAGCGGGGAGGAGATTTGGCGCGGGCTGGGGAAAGCTGTCATGAGGCAGACCATGCTCAAGTCTGAGAATGGGGCGAGCGTGTTCTATTTCCTCAATTCGCCGCGCGGACGTTTATCCGCCGAAGCGTTTGCGAAGGGACAGATCAAACCTTCGCGAAGTTATGTGCCGGACAAGTCTAATGTGTTTAAATTGTATGAAGAGAATATCGGCGCGTTGACGCCCCTGCTTTCGGACATGCTGCGCGAGGCGGAACGGGAATACCCTGGCGCGTGGTTTGAGGAGGCGTTCGAGATCGCGGTCAGCCGCAATGTGCGGAATTGGAAATATATCGAAGCCATTTTGCGGCGCTGGAAGGAAAACGGAAAAGATGAAAGAAGAGATTCACAAGACGCTGTCCAAGATGCAAAACGATACACCGAAGGCGAGTTCTCCGAGTTCTTTAAGCGCGATTAA